A window of Flavobacterium branchiarum genomic DNA:
GGTTCTGAAGATAACAAAACAACATCAGGATCGCCCTCTAAGCGCATTTTCTTAAGTTCTATTTCGGGATAGCGTCCTTTATCTGAATATATGTTTGTAAAATGATTCAGTTTTAGTAACTCATCAATATAATTATCTGATCCTGCTACCATAAAAGGGTTCTTCCAGATAAAATAAGCTGCTTTTTTAAATGGCTTGTCTTTTATGTAGGTTTTAAAATCTTGCAATCCAAAAGCCAATTTATCATTCCATTTTTGCGCTTCGGTTCTGCAATTAAACAATTGTCCGAAATCGGTAATCATCTGAAGGTTGTCTTCTACAGTTAGTATATTGGTTACCCAAACTGGACAAATTTCGGATAGCTTCTCTACAATTTCTTTTGTGTTCTCTTCTTTATTACAAATGATAATATCTGGATTCAGCAATCGGATTTTCTCGTAATGCACTTTTTTAGTTCCACCAACCATTTTTTTGGTTGATTTTAAGTGATACGGATGCACGCAAAACTTAGTTATCCCAACAATTTTATCTTCGAGGCCTAAATCATAAAGCAATTCGGTTTGCGAAGGAACAAGCGAGATAATTCGTTTTGGAGCAGTTTCAAAAGTATGTAATGTACCGATTTGATCTGTTAGTTGTTTCATGTTTGCAGTTCTCAGTCGCGGTTTTCAGTTTTCAGTCTCAGTTTCTCAGTCTCAGTTTCTCAGTCTCAGTTTCTCAGTCTCAGTCTCAGTATTCAGTATTCAGTATTCAGTCACAGTTAGCACTGAGACTGTAAACTGAGAATATATACTCAATATAAAGACTGAGACTGTAAACTGAATACTGAGACTGAGACTAAAATTTATTGTTTATAATCAAAGCCATTTCTTGTTGCATTTTTAGGGCTTCTTCTCTTGCTTTCTCTGCAAAGTCAGTTCCTTTAGATGCGTATATAATAGCACGAGACGAATTAATTAGTAATCCTATTTTGTCATTCATTCCGTATTTACATACTTCTGATAAGCTTCCGCCTTGAGCGCCTACTCCTGGAACAAGCAAAAAGCTATCTGGAACTATCTTACGGATTTCTGTAAAATATTCGGCTTTGGTAGCTCCTACAACATACATTAAGTTCTCGCTATTCTTCCATGTTTTAGAAGTTTCAAGAACTTGCTTGTATAATTCGGTACCATTGGTAAGTAATGTTTGAAAATCGAATGCGCCTTCATTAGATGTTAACGCTAACATTATAGTGTGTTTATTTTCGAATGCTAAGAAAGGCTCTACGGAGTCTTTCCCCATATATGGTGCTACTGTTACACTATCGAAATTTAAATCTTCAAAAAAGGCTTTAGCATACATACTCGATGTATTCCCAATATCGCCACGTTTAGCATCGGCAATGGTAAAAATATCTGGATGCTTCTCGTTTATATAGTTGATTGTTTTTTGCAGCGACAACCATCCTTTTATTCCGTAGGCTTCAAAAAAAGCAGTATTGGGTTTGTAGGCAACGGCTAGGTCGTGTGTGGCATCGATTATAACTTTATTAAATTCAAAAATCGGATCTTCTGTTTCTAAAAGATGTTCTGGAATTTTAGTTAAATCGACATCTAAACCGACGCATAAAAATGATTTTTTTAAAAGAATTTGTTCGTGTAGTTGTTGTGTAGTCATGCTTGTTTGTTTAGCCTTCTAATTCATAATAAATAATTCTTTTTAGAAAGTATGCAAAAATAAAAAAAGCCACTCAATTAAGAATGGCTTTTTACTATTATATTCAGGTTGGTTTACAAATTGCCTAGATAAACAATTTCTGTTCTTCTGTTTTCAGCTCTTCCTGCCGCTGTTTTGTTAGATTTAACTGGTTTTGTAGCTCCAAATCCTTGAGAAGTTAAATTGTCTGGATTTACTCCTTTAGCAATTAAGAAATCCATAACTGCTTTTGCTCTAGCTTCTGATAATTTTTGATTGAATTTAGGGTTTCCTACATTATCAGTATGCCCATTAATTGCAAACTTAGCATTTGGATAGTTTTTTAAAATTTCTTTGATAGCATCTAATCTTTTAGATGTTTCTGCTTTTTTAGCTTCGCTTAATGTAGCCTTTCCTGTTTCGAAAAAGATTGACTTCGCTTCTATTTTTAATTGTTCTAATACCGCTTTAGAAACTTTAGGACAACCTTTATTTTCAATCGGTCCTGGTATTAAAGGGCAATCATCTTCGCTATCTGGAATACCATCTTTGTCTGCATCTAGAACTGGGCATCCTTTGTTTTCTACTGGACCTGCAACATCTGGGCAAGCATCATCTTTATCTAAGACTCCGTCTCCGTCTGTATCTGGCCAAGGACATCCTTTATTTTCTACTGGACCTGCAACAGTTGGGCAAGCATCAACATTATCTAATAAGGTATCTCCGTCTGTATCTTGCCAAGGACAACCTTTATTTTCGATTGGACCTGCTACGTTTGGACAAGCATCGTCTTTATCAAAAACACCATCTTTATCTGTATCTGGCCAAGGGCAACCATTGTTCTCTGCTGGGCCTGCTATTTTTCTGCAAGCATCATTCTTGTCTATAACTCCGTCTTCATCGGTATCTTTAAATTTCTTTTGGTAAACTGGAATTTTCATCCCAAGGTGAAAATCAACTGCTTTTGATTCTTTTGAAACTAAATTAGTAACTACTGAACCTGATCCAATAAAGAAAGCTCCCAATCGAATTCCCGAACCTACTTGCATACCGCTATATTCCATCCAAGTCATTGGAACATAAAAACTAAACCATCTACTTTCGTAACGAGGTGTTAAACTTACTCTATTACCAATAGTAACTGCATTAATCTTATCGGTATTAACCATATTAATGTCTCCATTAAGATTAAGGTAGAATTTTCTAAACATATTCCAATCTACATCGGCATGAATTGCAGTAGGTAAATTTGTTTTTCTTCCTTTTGTACTAGACGTTTTAGTGTAATTATCATTTAAAAAATCATAGATATTCCCCATATCATCAATCATTTCCTGCGTAACTACTCCGGTAACATTATAAGTATCTTGTTTTGCATTTCTGTAATTTATAGATCCTATATCTGTAACAGACAATCCAAAACGTACTTTATACTTGTTTAAATCTCTAAAATTATTATCTGCTGGTTTTGCTTTGTTTACATCATATTTATCATAATCAGGTCTCCATTCGTAAACAAGTCCAAGATCTAAACCAAAACCTTTTGAATTAGCATCAAAATCATATTTTGAGTTAGCTTCAAAATCCTGACTTGCTCCTATTGTAATCTCTCCTGTAGAAGCTAGAACTCCTGCTTTAGGATCAGCTACATTTTCGACATAGGCAACATTAACATTATTTGCATGAGCATAACCATTTACACCTCCTTGTAAATACTTAGCAGTTAAACCTCCTTTTAAGAAATGTTGGTTCTTTTGATACAAAACAGCGGCATAAGAAACACCTAATTCTCCCCAAGAGTTTGAAGCTCCATTTAAATTACCTAGATTAAAGTTGAAATCACTTGATTCATCTAAACCATCTTTAACCTGATCTACAAGATATCCGTTAATGTTTCTGATATTACTTACTGATCTTGCTCTTGTAAATACTGCCAATGTATGTTTTGGAGCAATATTAAACATAAACGAGGGCCCCATGATATCAAAATTAACGAGAGCGTTATTTGAACTTGAGAAACTTGATTTTGACTGGCTATCGAAATCATATCCATCTTTATAAACATCAAAAAGACGAACTCCATATAAATCATTTTGAACCGAACCGCTAATAGAAAATAAATTAATATCGGTTTTAAAACGAGAATCAGCTATAGAAGCTGGATTAAAAAGTACGCTTTGTACACCCGCATAATTATCATGGAAATACCCCATATAAGATTGGGCTTTGGATGCGAAAGAAGTAATAAAAAGTAATAAAATAAGTAATTGTTTTTTCATTCAAATTGGGTTTAAAAATTAAATCGGTCGCAAAACTACAATAATAGATTCAAAAAAACAGCACCTTACATTGAATTTATGCAACTTTTATTACAAATTATACAAAACGAACAACAAATATCCTTTTAACTTTGAGAAATACCTTAAAAAAACATATTACATGAAACCCCATATTGGAATATCCCCCAAAGATTTAAAGAAAAGCGCCGACATTTTGACATCAATTTTATCAAATGAAATGATATTATATGTAAAAACAAGAAAATTTCATTGGAACATATCTGGAAACAGTTTTATGGAGTTACATAAGTTATTTGAAGACCAATACGGCGTTTTAGAAACAATTATTGATGAAGTCGCAGAAAGAATTAATCAGCTTGGCGAAAAAACTATAGGAACTATGACCGAATTTATTGGTAATTCGACATTAAAAGAATTCCCTAATATGTACCCGTCTCAAAAGGAAATGCTAAGTGAATTACTAGACAATCACGAACATGTTATCGTTGAACTTAGAAAGTACATTCCAGAATTTGAAAATCAAAATCACGATATAGGTTCTGCCGATTTTATAACAGGATTACTAGAACAACACGAAAAAATGTCTTGGATACTACGTCGTTATTTGAGTTAAGTTTAGTTTTAAGAAAGGTTCTGAGTTACTGAGGTGCTAAGAAACTGCACTTCAACACTGAGACGACCCTTCGATGACGCTGAGACTGAAAACTGAGACTGAAAACTAAGAACGGAATCAAAAGAAGAAATACATAAAATTATTTCAGATTTGTAAACCAATTTATCTCAATTATAATGCCGTCTAATTTTTTAATTAGACGGCATTATTTTTTTTAGTAATAAAGAAACATGGACTAAAACACATTAAAAATATTTTAATTTTAACACTATTTACCGCCCTATTTATCAATGTTTTTTTATATATCTTTAGCAATATTTTTAAAGCAATGAAGTTATTTATTAAGTTTGATATTAATACTGTTTGTTCTCAATTTTTGAAAGAGAAACTGAGTGAAAGACAGATTAATTATACCCCTTTAGGTTTTGGAGAAATTGAATTAGATAAAAACCTAACATCGGAAGAGTTAGACTCTATAAAGAATGATTTAGGACCTTTTGGTCTAGAAATTGTAGAGAACCAAAAGAGTGTTCTTGTACAAAAAATAAAAGATGCTATTATTGAGATGGTTTTTATGGACGAAAACGGAAGTAATTTAAAAAGCTCTGTTTATTTGGCCGAGAAATTAAATCATAGCTATGGTTATTTATCGAATGTTTTTTCGGAAGTAACCTATTCCTCTATAGAGAATTTCATCATTTTACAAAAAATTGAAAGAGCCAAACACCTCATTATTATTAATGAAATGAGTTTGACTGAAATTGCGTTTTTACTTAATTATTCAAGTGTAGCACACTTAAGTACTCAGTTCAAAAACACCACAGGAATAAATCCTTCGGCATTTCAGAGAATTATTAAAAAAAGACGTGAAAATTTAAAATAACTATAGATAAATGCAAAAAAACGCATTACACATTTTACTAGCCGATGATGATGAGGACGATCGCCTTTTTTTCAAAGACGCCTTTGAAGAAGTAAAAATTCAAACAAAAGTACAATTTGCACACGATGGTATGGAGTTAATGGAGCATTTAATGCATCCTGAAACGGTCTTACCCGACATTTTATTTCTGGATTTAAACATGCCTAAAAAAACAGGTAAAGAATGCTTGATGGAAATAAAAAAAACAGATCATCTTAAACATTTAATTGTTGCTATTTACTCTACTTCTTCGTCTGAAGAAGACATTGAGGATACCTTTATACAAGGAGCAAATATTTACATTAAA
This region includes:
- a CDS encoding ABC transporter substrate-binding protein, with product MKQLTDQIGTLHTFETAPKRIISLVPSQTELLYDLGLEDKIVGITKFCVHPYHLKSTKKMVGGTKKVHYEKIRLLNPDIIICNKEENTKEIVEKLSEICPVWVTNILTVEDNLQMITDFGQLFNCRTEAQKWNDKLAFGLQDFKTYIKDKPFKKAAYFIWKNPFMVAGSDNYIDELLKLNHFTNIYSDKGRYPEIELKKMRLEGDPDVVLLSSEPYPFKEEDAFEIGRFTHHAKTVFVDGEMFSWYGTRLLKAFSYFKQMHERLQ
- the pyrF gene encoding orotidine-5'-phosphate decarboxylase — encoded protein: MTTQQLHEQILLKKSFLCVGLDVDLTKIPEHLLETEDPIFEFNKVIIDATHDLAVAYKPNTAFFEAYGIKGWLSLQKTINYINEKHPDIFTIADAKRGDIGNTSSMYAKAFFEDLNFDSVTVAPYMGKDSVEPFLAFENKHTIMLALTSNEGAFDFQTLLTNGTELYKQVLETSKTWKNSENLMYVVGATKAEYFTEIRKIVPDSFLLVPGVGAQGGSLSEVCKYGMNDKIGLLINSSRAIIYASKGTDFAEKAREEALKMQQEMALIINNKF
- a CDS encoding DUF5723 family protein, with amino-acid sequence MKKQLLILLLFITSFASKAQSYMGYFHDNYAGVQSVLFNPASIADSRFKTDINLFSISGSVQNDLYGVRLFDVYKDGYDFDSQSKSSFSSSNNALVNFDIMGPSFMFNIAPKHTLAVFTRARSVSNIRNINGYLVDQVKDGLDESSDFNFNLGNLNGASNSWGELGVSYAAVLYQKNQHFLKGGLTAKYLQGGVNGYAHANNVNVAYVENVADPKAGVLASTGEITIGASQDFEANSKYDFDANSKGFGLDLGLVYEWRPDYDKYDVNKAKPADNNFRDLNKYKVRFGLSVTDIGSINYRNAKQDTYNVTGVVTQEMIDDMGNIYDFLNDNYTKTSSTKGRKTNLPTAIHADVDWNMFRKFYLNLNGDINMVNTDKINAVTIGNRVSLTPRYESRWFSFYVPMTWMEYSGMQVGSGIRLGAFFIGSGSVVTNLVSKESKAVDFHLGMKIPVYQKKFKDTDEDGVIDKNDACRKIAGPAENNGCPWPDTDKDGVFDKDDACPNVAGPIENKGCPWQDTDGDTLLDNVDACPTVAGPVENKGCPWPDTDGDGVLDKDDACPDVAGPVENKGCPVLDADKDGIPDSEDDCPLIPGPIENKGCPKVSKAVLEQLKIEAKSIFFETGKATLSEAKKAETSKRLDAIKEILKNYPNAKFAINGHTDNVGNPKFNQKLSEARAKAVMDFLIAKGVNPDNLTSQGFGATKPVKSNKTAAGRAENRRTEIVYLGNL
- a CDS encoding Dps family protein — encoded protein: MKPHIGISPKDLKKSADILTSILSNEMILYVKTRKFHWNISGNSFMELHKLFEDQYGVLETIIDEVAERINQLGEKTIGTMTEFIGNSTLKEFPNMYPSQKEMLSELLDNHEHVIVELRKYIPEFENQNHDIGSADFITGLLEQHEKMSWILRRYLS
- a CDS encoding helix-turn-helix domain-containing protein; protein product: MKLFIKFDINTVCSQFLKEKLSERQINYTPLGFGEIELDKNLTSEELDSIKNDLGPFGLEIVENQKSVLVQKIKDAIIEMVFMDENGSNLKSSVYLAEKLNHSYGYLSNVFSEVTYSSIENFIILQKIERAKHLIIINEMSLTEIAFLLNYSSVAHLSTQFKNTTGINPSAFQRIIKKRRENLK
- a CDS encoding response regulator → MQKNALHILLADDDEDDRLFFKDAFEEVKIQTKVQFAHDGMELMEHLMHPETVLPDILFLDLNMPKKTGKECLMEIKKTDHLKHLIVAIYSTSSSEEDIEDTFIQGANIYIKKPSSFDALKKIINEVVTLNWHYHTSGLNRETFLLRLK